In one Mycobacterium sp. NBC_00419 genomic region, the following are encoded:
- a CDS encoding coniferyl-alcohol dehydrogenase yields the protein MTGLAELVRYEGRRVVVTGCASGIGAALCGQLRHAGAEVVGLDLHRPADGADLVEFVGIDLADPASVTQAAEAVDGQIDSLFNVAGVSSGIGDPLLVVRINFLGTRHFSEAMLGQLRPGGSVVYVSSLAAANYRDHLPQVAGLLATTSVDEGVDWCGRHPEALADGGYRLSKEAIIGYTISNAVPLGARGIRINCSAPGVTETPILDQLRAAYGQDYLDTIPKPLGRVSTAAEQAAVLAFLGSRAAGYITGQVIWVDGGNLAARQATDFTKG from the coding sequence TTGACCGGCCTTGCCGAGCTGGTGCGCTACGAGGGCCGCCGGGTGGTGGTCACCGGATGCGCATCGGGAATCGGCGCCGCACTGTGCGGGCAACTGCGGCACGCCGGGGCTGAGGTCGTCGGGCTCGACCTGCACCGTCCGGCCGACGGTGCAGATCTGGTCGAGTTCGTCGGCATCGACCTCGCCGACCCCGCTTCGGTGACGCAGGCGGCAGAAGCCGTTGACGGGCAGATCGATTCGCTGTTCAACGTCGCGGGGGTGTCGTCGGGTATCGGCGACCCACTGCTGGTCGTGCGGATCAACTTCCTGGGAACCCGGCATTTCAGCGAGGCGATGCTGGGGCAACTTCGCCCCGGCGGGTCGGTCGTTTACGTGTCCTCGCTGGCTGCGGCCAATTACCGTGATCATCTGCCGCAGGTGGCCGGCCTGCTGGCGACGACGTCGGTGGACGAGGGCGTCGACTGGTGCGGCCGGCACCCCGAGGCGCTGGCCGACGGCGGCTATCGGCTGTCGAAGGAGGCGATCATCGGCTACACGATCTCCAACGCCGTCCCGCTGGGCGCCCGGGGAATCCGGATCAACTGCAGCGCGCCGGGCGTCACCGAGACACCCATCCTCGACCAGCTCCGTGCGGCCTACGGTCAGGACTATCTCGACACCATCCCCAAGCCGCTCGGGCGGGTGTCGACCGCTGCGGAGCAGGCCGCGGTACTGGCATTCCTGGGCAGCCGGGCAGCGGGATACATCACCGGGCAGGTCATCTGGGTGGACGGCGGAAACCTCGCGGCCCGCCAGGCGACCGACTTCACGAAAGGGTGA